DNA from Rhinatrema bivittatum chromosome 16, aRhiBiv1.1, whole genome shotgun sequence:
AGTTGAATGGCAAAGCTCGCTTCACCCTCGCCGTGAGCCCCATCGTTCTccccatcaccgccttctccacCAGCCGCGCTGCGCCGGGCTCCATCTGCAACGTTGCTGGATGGGGGAGGACGGACATCTACAACCAGAGCACCACCCACCGCTTGCAAGAGGTGGACCTGGAGGTGATCAATAGAAACATCTGCAAAATGTATTACCCGGGATTTGAGTCCGGCCCCTCTGTCCTCTGTGTAGGGGACCCAGGCAAAAAACAAGGATCTTTTGGGGTAAGGATTGCCTATTTGGGTGAAAATGTGCATTGCCTTCCCCTCTCTGGATAGTGGGTTTCAGACCCAAATGAGCTGGCTCATCTTGAAGTGGACTCCTTACTTCTGGAAGCAGCCATTTTGTTTGGATTAAGTAGTGGTGGTGTCAACATATCGTGTCCCATTGTGGAAAGTAGAGGGTCATATGGTGTAACTTACTACTCTGCTGCCGGAAGAGGCCATTTTGTTTGGATAAAGCAGAGGTGATGTCAACATGTCGTGTCTCATTGTGAGAAGTAGAGGGTCATGTGGTGTAACTTACTGCTCTGCTGTTGGAAGCAGCCATTTTGTAGTTCAGTGATGTCATCTACATGGAATATGAGGGGGGACATACTGACAGTACCCACTGCTCTGCTGCAACCTGTACAAAATGGCctctcccagcagcagcagcatacaACTCCTCTTTGAAAGAAGCTAAATGTCAAAAACCAATGGAACCTGAAACTTATCCAGTCAACTCTTATTTGTGGTAATCACGTTGCTTGTGAAGCTCAGTGTTTGGAAGAAAATATCACTGACTATAATTAGCAAAAATAATTGCTTTCCATGATTGACTGTGAGGGAGGATATGGTGAACCATGACTCAATAGCAGAAGCAGAGTTCACCACAGCCTACGATGTTAGAAGGAAAACAGTCAAAACTGGCCAGAGTCATTCCATTGTTCAAGCATAGTTAGAAGGTACAGCTGATTTTGTTTGGCCTGGTTTCTACCACTGTTGACCATCTCTATGAGAGATGTCTCTGTCTCAGTGAGCAAGCTGATATAATCTCATCATCCcaagagcaataaaaaaaaactgctctCCGAACAATCTGCAGGCTGGACAATGGGGCAAAGGCAGTTCCTTTGACAACCTGTTGAGATTAGTCGGTAAACAGTGGCACGCGCCCTCAGCTTGCGGCAGGCAACTTGCCTGACCTGACATGAGGAAGCATGATTGACATGTAGGGATCACACAAAAGCGCATCTTTTCTGAGTGGGATCCACTCTTTCAAACTCTCGTCTTTGAACAATAAGAGAAACCGCTGATGACAACATGTTCAGGAAGAAAGTTAAGaccttttatattttatattttcgcAGGCCTTTGTGACCTagccaaatgtatttatttgtggtACTCTTATATTCTTTTCTACCttcagttcgatgtaaaccgatatgatgtaaccactaatatcggtatagaaaagttactaaataaatatTCCACAACTTGCAATACAATTGCCCATTGCCTAGAACCCCTTTGTTTGgtactaaatattttattgattttaatcagTTTCTTTTATGTTTAGTtgtcttttatattattttaatttgtttgttttaatatgtcATTTgtatgggtttgggtttttttttttaattttgttttatgtaacaAAGTTGTAATCCACCTAGAACAATGTTTTGTTGAATTGGCAGcatgaaagaattttttttaatacaggcaTAAATCAATCAAGGGAGAAGCTGAGCTGGGACTGGGGAGGAGTATCCAGCCGACAGGGGGATATACAGAACAGGAATCGTATAAATGTTAATCAATCACTGTCCTTACCCCCGAGTGTGCTCGGAAGGATGATGGCGCAGGGACTCAGTCTGGCCAATTTGCCTGGTAATTGTATAAATGGTATACGTTGTCACTGCTCCTTGGTTTCTAGATCTAGGCCTCAGGACCACAAGCTGCGGGGTTTTATAAGACAGTTCCTGGAGTTCGGTAACGCTTCTGCTCGGCAGTCTTACATAATTCTGAAAGTCTTGTGGTTGCATTTGGTTACAATATCCTGTCTGCTTCCTTCCAGGGAGACTCCGGAGGGCCTCTGATGTGCCAAGGCGTGGTAGAGGGTATTGTGTCCTACGGGAAGATCCATGGTATCCCTCCTTCAGTGTTCACACGCATTTCTCCATTCCTGCCCTGGATCACGTACATCATGAAAACTGCTGCTCCCACCCCTAGTGGGGAAGCAGGGCAGGGGGCAGTGGCTCCTCTTCCAGTGAAGGCCCAAGGGAGATTCCCACCCCAGACAACAGAAAAGCAAACACAGATGCACCCATgctaagtattttttttctgttcactcCTCCTCTCACCAAGAGAACTTTTAGGGATTTCTCTCCGTTGGCTAACTTTCCTAAACCTTCTGAGAGGCCAGCCTCGAAGGTGCCTCTTTAGGACAACAAGCGCTTTTGGGTAGAACTAACTCTCTAGAGCTGGCAGCTGCTGAGACCCCACCATACTCTTGCCAATGCCTGTGCTCCAGACATCTAGAGGTGCAAGGAGGCTTGCTTGGGAGTACAGGGAAAAGAGCAAATGTGAAGGCTGCCTTCTCCAACGGGACCTACGCCACAGAGACTTCACCGACTCGCTGCGTGCCGGGATTCGTAGTCCTGCATCCTGTCCGTCgtagaactacaagtcccagaacACCCTGGAACGGGCTTAAAAGAACAGCATGACTGGGCCGATGCATCCAAGTGAAACGGGGGCCCACCTAAGGAGACTGTGGAGCCCTAGGCGGTGTCCTCCGTTTGGGATTTATCCAAACAACTGCCCAGGGAACAAGCTCTGGTGTCCATCACTAGGTGCCTGCGCGCTCTCTCGGCAAGAGGAGGACGGTGCAGAAGGAGAAGGGCTTTCCAGCGAGACAGACGGGATCTCTAAAACGTTGACGAGGAAGACGACGAGCATAGTTACAGGAATAAACCTTACTCTCTCTGTGTAACCCCCAAACTCAGGCTCTCCTCAAGGTAACAGGGCCACAGAGCCAGTGCCGCGGTTAAGGCCGGGACTCACTCAATCAGCTCCAATCTGCAGGTCATTaaggggttggggggtggggcaggatAAGCCTGCCCTGGGTGTTAAATGTATTATCTTCTTCTGTGTGACAATAAAGAAGCTGAAAATCATTTACGGTCTTCCAGCTTAAAACTTTACTGAAGAAATGGTTCAAACACGAGGAACTTGGCTCGCGAGTCAAGTCTGCCAGAGAATATCCACCAAGTAGCTGGCAGAAGTAGGTCCGTGAATCTGGGGTCCCCTAATGTCTCGTTCAAGGCCCCTTCTTTCTCCTGGGATGGATTTTGAGGCTGCCCTGGACAAGCTGGAAGGGGTCATCCAATTCCCTTAGGGATTTCCCCCCCAATACCTGGGATCCTGTTTGAAATCCCCagctctttcctcctctccttctctcggGTACCTTGCGGTCACCTCCCCAGCTGTTTGCTGTTCGTGGGCACCGGTGTAAGAGCGTCACGTCCTCCTCTCCACTCCCGAGCTGGAATGGCAAGTCCTGGGGTAACCTCTCGCCCGAATTGCTTGGAAAAGGTCCGGTCTTCAGGTCTCTCTTTCCCGGGTGGGTGAGAGCTTCCTCGAAACAAACATCACACAATGAAtcgagaaaagagagagagagaaactttccAGCACTGACTGTGAGGTAAAATACAGCTCTTTACTGAGGCTTTGGACCTGTATTAGGGAAGTGAAAGGAACAGCCCGGCCCCCTATCCTCTGTAATCCCAAACAAAAAATCCACACAGATAAGGGGCTCACCTGTTGATGTGCAGGAATGAGCCAGCTCAGCAGCCTctcatggggggggagggtggtctGTGGCAAAGATGGTACCTTCCTCTACTGCATGACTTAGCCACTGGGCTGCACCTCTTTCCAGAGATGCCCTATGTGTAAttagtcactttatctccctgtacctcagctctaatccccggctctgtcactgactctgtatgtgtgtgaccctgggggagtcactttatctccctgtacctcagctctaatccccggctctgtcactgactctgtatgtgtgtgaccctgggggagtcactttatctccctgtacctcagctctaatccccggctctgtcactgactctgtatgtgtgtgaccctgggggagtcactttatctccctgtacctcagctctaatccccggctctgtcactgactctgtatgtgtgtgtgaccctgggggagtcactttatctccctgtacctcagctctaatccccggctctgtccctgactctctgtgtatgatcctgggggagtcactttatttccctgtacctcagctctaatccccggctctgtcactgactctgtatgtgtgtgaccctgggggagtcactttatctccctgtacctcagctctaatccccggctctgtcactgactctgtatgtgtgtgaccctgggggagtcactttatctccctgtacctcagctctaatccccagctctgtcactgactctctgtgtgtgaactcaggggagtcactttatctccctgtacctcagctctaatccccggctctgtccctgactctctgtgtatgatcctgggggagtcactttatttccctgtacctcagctctaatccccggctctgtccctgactctctgtgtgtgaccctgggggagtcactttatctccctgtacctcagctctaagccccggctctgtcactgactctgtatgtgtgtgaccctgggggagtcactttatctccctgtacctcagctctaatccccggctctgtcactgactctgtatgtgtgtgaccctgggggagtcactttatctccctgtacctcagctctaatccccggctctgtcactgactctctgtgtatgatcctggggagtcactttatttccctgtacctcagctctaatccccggctctgtcactgactctgtatTGTGTGTgtccctgggggagtcactttatctccctgtacctcagctctaatccccggctctgtcactgactctgtatgtgtgtgaccctgggggagtcactttatctccctgtacctcagctctaagccccagctctgtccctgactctctgtgtgtgatccTGGgggagtcattttatctccctgttcctcagctctaatccccggctctgtcactgactgtgtatGATCCTgcgggagtcactttatctccctttgcctcagctctaatccccgactctgtccctgactctctgtgtatGATCCTGGgggagtcattttatctccctgttcctcagctctaatccccggctctgtcactgactgtgtatgatcctgggggagtcactttatctccctttgcctcagctctaatccccgactctgtccctgactctctgtgtatGATCCTGGgggagtcattttatctccctgttcctcagctctaatccccggctctgtcactgactgtgtatgatcctgggggagtcactttatctccctgtgcctcagttgtaatccccggctctgtcactgacttcctgtgtgtgaccctggggagtcactttatccccctctCCGTGCCTCAGTtgtaatccccggctctgtcactgacttcctgtgtgtgaccctggggagtcactttatctccctgtgcctcagctctaatccccggctctgtcactgactctctgtgtgtgaccctgggggagtctctttatctccctgtgcctcagctctaatccccggctctgtcactgactctctgtgtgtgtccctgggggagtcactttatctccctgtgcctcagctctaatccccgactctgtccctgactctctgtgtatgatcctgggggagtcactttatctccctgtgcctcagttgtaatccccggctctgtcactgactccctGTGTGTCCCTGGGGGAGTCGCTTTATCTCCCTGTagctcagctctaatccccggctctgtcactgactctgtatgTGTgttgaccctgggggagtcactttatcttcccctgtacctcagctctaatccccggctctgtcactgactctctgtgtgtgaactcaggggagtcactttatctccctgtacctcagctctaatccccggctctgtccctgactctctgtgtatgatcctgggggagtcactttatttccctgtacctcagctctaatccccggctctgtccctgactctctgtgtgtgaccctgggggagtcactttatctccctgtacctcagctctaagccaccggctctgtcactgactctgtatgtgtgtgaccctgggggagtcactttatctccctgtacctagctctaatccccggctctgtcactgactctgtatgtgtgtgaccctgggggagtcactttatctcctgtacctcagctctaatccccggctctgtcactgactctctgtgtatgatcctggggggagtcactttatttccctgtacctcagctctaatccccggctctgtcactgactctgtatgtgtgtggaccctgggggagtcactttatctccctgtacctcagctctaatccccggctctgtcaacTGACTCTGTATTGTTGTTGACCCTGGGGAGTCActtatctccctgtacctcagctctaagccccagctctgtccctgactctctgtgtgttatcctgggggagtcacttttaTCTCCCTGttcctcagctctaatccccggctctgtcactgacttcctgtgtgtgaccctgggggagtcctttatctctctgtgctcagctctaatccccggctctgtcactgactctgtgtgtgaccctagGGGAGTCacttttatctccctgtgcctcagctctaatccccggctctgtcactgactctctgtgtgtgtccCTGGGGGAGtctctttatctccctgtgcctcagttcagCTGTAAATGGGTAACAGTAATATCGCATTTCATTCTGTGCACCAGAGGTCTCTGGAAGGGAATGACTTGGGGAGGAGACACCACTGACCTCTCTAAACGATGCTTTAACCAGGGCTGAGCTAAGCGATGGGCGCCGGCTGCCAAGGGCCACCCCGTGCCACTGCCGACAGCTCCCCTTCCCCCGGGGCACCGGGATGCCCAGTGACTTCTCTGGATTTATGCAGTTTAGAAAAAGAAGGGAAGGGCTCTTTTTCCTGCTGTAGGAATGCACCTGGCAACCAGCAACGGAGAACAAACACAGGAATAAGAAcaggatgggaggaggggggaatcagtggcTTTCGCTTTTACTTTCTTTTGCATTGCCCGTCCTGCCACAGCCCCTCtgaggtgggagggatgcagagggATCCCAGGCTCCCCCCCGAGCCTGAAAGCTCTGCCTAGCACTGCCCCGAGAGCTGCACTGACTCTGGAGAAGGACACCAGCAGGACCCATGGGCGAATTTAAGTTCTCCCTCCGCGCCCTCTGCCAGCAGGAGCTGGACAAGCGGCAGAGGAAGGCCCTGCACTGCCACTTCTCCCTGCGCAGGAAGTCCGGGGGTGGGGAGTGCCAGACCTCGCACCTCGCCGGTGGCGAGTACCGGATCAGCTTCCAGGACCCAGCAGGTACCCTGTGATACCCCCTGCTCCTTatatccctcccccccaataTAAAGTATATTCCATCCACCCAATGTGGGCAACAGCCAATGCCATGGCTTCgccctgggggggggaagggaagcctGTGGTTTTGTCACAGGGAATCCGGTGGGTGAAGTGACCCAAGCCCTCCACCCCTGCCCCAAGCAAACAATTTCTCAGTCTGACTGAAGGTTTCCTGCATTTCTCCCTGTaaccagccctggatttgtcaatctGTCTGTGCCTGGGCCCGCTCCTTATTCGCCATGAACGGGATGGCCCCCGCTCGCGGTGAAGAAAGGGCAGACCTCGgtgaaagtgagtgtgtgtgtgtgtaagatgggtgtgggtgccagagagagggagcctttgtgaggagattgtgaaggagtgtgtatgtgtgtgagagactgggtgCTGAAAaagggactgtgtgtgtatgtgagggtgcttatTTGTGTGAGGGTGTACATGTGTAAGGAAGAGACtctgtgaagggatgtgtgtgtgagagagagagaaagagggagcctatatgtaGGAGGGGTGAGCGAAAGAGGGAGCCAGtttgcaggggtgtgtgagagagagacaaaggtagcctgtgtgagggtgtatgcatgagagagagaaagggagcctgtgtgggtggatgtgggagagagagaaggagc
Protein-coding regions in this window:
- the LOC115078846 gene encoding duodenase-1-like isoform X2, with the protein product MKMHLPTLLAILLYTRAGIFPDEAATGREAIPHSKPHMAFLNIKKVNGSMVCGGFLVREDFVVTAAHCYSPGDHIDVLLGAHDIMEHEKTQQWFPVLRYFPHPHFNQRTFSNDIMLLQLNGKARFTLAVSPIVLPITAFSTSRAAPGSICNVAGWGRTDIYNQSTTHRLQEVDLEVINRNICKMYYPGFESGPSVLCVGDPGKKQGSFGGDSGGPLMCQGVVEGIVSYGKIHGIPPSVFTRISPFLPWITYIMKTAAPTPSGEAGQGAVAPLPVKAQGRFPPQTTEKQTQMHPC
- the LOC115078846 gene encoding duodenase-1-like isoform X1; amino-acid sequence: MKMHLPTLLAILLYTRAGIFPDEAATGREAIPHSKPHMAFLNIKKVNGSMVCGGFLVREDFVVTAAHCYSPGEGIRVTPSFCFLSSPPCPPRVFSHIDVLLGAHDIMEHEKTQQWFPVLRYFPHPHFNQRTFSNDIMLLQLNGKARFTLAVSPIVLPITAFSTSRAAPGSICNVAGWGRTDIYNQSTTHRLQEVDLEVINRNICKMYYPGFESGPSVLCVGDPGKKQGSFGGDSGGPLMCQGVVEGIVSYGKIHGIPPSVFTRISPFLPWITYIMKTAAPTPSGEAGQGAVAPLPVKAQGRFPPQTTEKQTQMHPC